The following is a genomic window from Chryseobacterium sp. StRB126.
AGACATCCAGGAAGACATTGAGGAAATTAGTGAAGATATAGAAGAAATTAATGAAGAAGAAGATGAAGAAGATCACAATGAAAAGGCTAAAAATGTTATTCTGAAAAGCAATGTAAATTCAAATAAAAATGAAATAAAGGCATTGAAGGATATTATTGCTCAACTTCGGAGTGAGATTGATGAATTAAAAAAGGAAGAATAAAGAATTTTTGAAAAAAAATACATCATAAAAAAACAGATTAATAAAATTGATCTGTTTTTTTTAATGTTGGAATATCTTTTTATTTACAATTAGTTTAAAAATAAAATATATTTATTGTGAATTTTTGCTAAAAAGTGGACGATATGTAGGTGAAATGCTGATTTGATATTGTTATTTTTGCTACATTTGAACAAAATCAAAATAAAATGTTGCATTATAGATTTAAACACTACTTTTTTCTTTTGGCTTTTTTACTAACTTCTGCTTCAGTATTCTCACAGGTTGGTCCTAGCAGAAAGCCTGCAAAAATAAAACCTACAGGGGCAAGTTTGAAAGCCGGAAATTTTATAGATGTGAATGTTGCGCCTTATCCAGCAACAGGTTATTTCCCGGAACAGCTGGTAAAAGATATTCTGATTAATGGGGGAAGTACCTGTACAACAGCAAATATTACCAATGTTACAGTATCTCCTAATCATACCATATTTGATGACAATAGATTTTGGGGGTATTTTAACAGAGGAACTGCAAATTTTCCTTTTAAGGATGGAATTGTATTAACTACCGGTTATGCAAAAGATGCAGGAAATAGCTTTAATGATGATATGAGTAAAGAGCCTGGTTCAGGAAGTGATCCTGATCTTGTGGCTGCTACTAATGCCACGGTAGAATTGAAAGATGCCGTAGCGCTTGAATTCGACTTTGTTCCTAATTCTACTCAGGTAAGATTCAATTATATATTTGCTTCTGAGGAATATTCCGGAGGTTATCCATGTACAGGTTTCTCGGATGCATTTGCACTTTTGCTGAAAAAAGTAGGTGATCCTACTTATACTAATTTAGCAGTTCTACCTGGAGGTGCCGGGCCGGTGAGTGCTACGAATATTGTTCCAGCAGGACCTAACTTCTCTTGTGGTCCTATTAATGAGGCTTATTTTGGAGGGATTAATACCCCTCACTTAGGAATCAATTATGCTGGAAGAACTATTCCTTTGACTGCTATTGCGACTGTAATTCCTGGAGAAACTTATCATTTCAAAATGGTAATCGCAGATGCTAAAGATCATAGCCTGGATTCTGCTGTTTTCCTGGAAGGAGGATCATTTGATATCGGGGTTAAAATTGTAGATGAAACCGGGGCAAACCTTCCACCTACTATCAATATGTGTGATAATGCTCCTAAGACATTAAAAGCTCAGTTGGAATTGGTTCCGGGAATGACTTTCCAGTGGTATAAAGATGGAGTTTTAATTCCAGGAGCAACCAATGTTGCTTATGTTACCACTGAGCCGGGAGTGTATTCCATAAAAGTAATGGTCCCTGGAAGCCAGTGTCCGGGAGAAGCTAAAATTACCGTTATAGGAGGAACAAGCCCCACAGTACAAAATGCTGTTCTTAAGCTTTGTACAACCCCTACTGTTACTACTTTTAATCTAGAGACTGCAATCCCTATGATAACGACAACACCGGGAGCGGTAACCCGTTTTTATACGACTCTGTCAGATGCACAGGCTCAAAATAATAGCTATATTAAAAATATAACCACTTACGACGGAACAGATGGCCAGGTGTTACATGTTCTTGTAACTAATGGCGGATTTTGTAGTAGAATGGCAACGCTTACTCTGAATAAGGAAGCAACTCCTACTGCCGGTCTTAATGTTGCAAAACTGAAGATATGTTTAGGAGAATCTGTATTAATGACAGCAACAGGTGGGGTAACCTATGAATGGAAAGATACCGCTTCTGTTACAGATGGAACAAGAACCGTGAGTCCAACCAAAACAACAACCTATTCTGTATATGCTATCGGAGCTCAGGGATGTAAATCTGCAAAGCCGGCAGAAGTTACTGTAGAGGTGGTGCCAGCCATTGTTTCTGTGTTAAAGGGTGGTCATATTTGTGAAGGAGACAGAATTGTTTTAGATGCAGGTTCTGGTCCGGGATATACCTACGAATGGAATACAGGTGAAACAGCACAGTCTATTTCAGTAAATAAACCGGGAGAATATACAGTAACCATCAATAATGGAGTTTGTTCTAAAGAATTTAAAACGCAGGTTATAAAAGCTGTGGTCCCTCAAATTATTAATATTAATTATAATGATAGAGGAACAATGATTCTTACGGCAAGTAACCCTAGTAATGGGATATTGGAATATTCTGTAGATAACGGACTTACATGGCAGGCTTCCAATATATTTGCAAATGTGCCTAAAAATGAAATCATTTCCATTCGTGTTAGAGTGAAGAATACAAGCTGTGTAGGCTTTATTGAATACTTTACTTTTGTGATGAAAAATGTAATTACTCCGAATGGTGATAATATTAATGATCTTATTGATTTCAGAGGAATAATCGGATATAAGGATTTCAGTGGTAAAATTTTTGACCGTTACGGAAAAGAAGTGTTCAAGGCGGAGAAAGTAAGGCCGTATTGGGATGGTTACTTCCAAGGTAAACGATTGCCATCTTCATCATATTGGTACCAGGTTACCTTTGAAGACCCTGCGAGCAAATTGCTAACTGTGAAAACAGGTTGGATCCTGCTTAAAAATATAGAATAATTTAAAATGATAATTGAAAGACTGACTGTTTTGTCAGTCTTTTTTTATGAGATTAAAATAAATAAAGTTGATATTCTACGATAAATAAATTTGAATTAGTAATAATGTAAATAATGTTAAATTGAATTTCAATCAAAAAAAATAGTATTTTTGTTTAAAATAATATAAAATGTTAAATAGGAGGAAAGGAAGTTTATTTTTAGTGTTATTTTTTGTATTTATAGGAAGCTTTATTTTTGCTCAAGACAGAGTGGTGAAAAAAAGTGGGCTCCCAAAAAATAATGGTGCCGCTGCTAAAGCTGGAACTTTTATAGATATAAACACTTCCAATTATCCTGAGTCTTCTTACAGTATTACTCAGCTTGTAAAGGATGTCCTTATCTCAGGCGGGGGATGTGCCAGTAATAATGTAAGCAATGTGGTAGTGTATCCGAATTTGCCTCCATCTAATCAGAACAGAAGCTGGGGATATTTTAATAAAGCAACTACAAATTTTCCATTCAGTAAAGGGATTGTTCTTTCTACGGGGTTTGCTAAAAATGCTGGGAATTTTCCAGTTGCAGACCTTAATGATGATCTGGGAACAGGAGGAGATGATGACCTGGCGGGTGCTTTAGGTATTCCACCTGATAAACTGAAGAATGCCACCTATATAGAGTTTGATTTTGTAGCCATTTCCTCTGAAATTACTTTTAAATATTTATTTGCTTCAAAAGAATATCAGGATAATTTCCCATGTAATATTACAGACGGTTTTGCTTTGTTCTTGAAGAAAGTTGGAGATCCTACCTATACCAATTTGGCAGTGCTTCCAGGTGGGGCAGGGCCGGTGAGTGTAACGAATATTCGTCCGGGGTATCCTAATTGTTTGCCTAAAAATGAAGCTTATTACGGGGGCACAAATAGTAATCCTAAGATTGAAACTAATTTTGAAGGTCGCACCATTCCTTTAACGGCAAAAGCAACCGTAGTTCCCGGACAAACCTATCATTTTAAAATGGTTTTAGCCGATTTTCAGGATCCTAACTATGATTCAGCCGTATTTTTAGATGCGGGATCGTTTGATTTAGGGGTAAATATTCTTGGTCCTGGCGGAGTGAAGCTTCCAAGCTCTGTGAATATGTGTGATAATACTCCACAAACTTTCACTGCTTCCGTTCAGGTGCCTAATGTAACCTATCAATGGTTTTTAAATAATAATTCTATTTCCGGAGCAACCAATGCCAGTTATACGGCTACGCAGCCTGGTGTATATACTGTTAAAGTGTATATACAAGGAAGTTCCTGTCCGGGAGAAGCAAGCATTACTGTTGTAGGAGGAACTTCTCCTACAGTGCAGAATGCTACATTAACCGCCTGTTATGTTGCGGGAAATCCTACATTTAATTTACCAACAGCGCAGCCAGCCATAAGTACAACGGCAGGTGCGGTTTTTAGTTATTATACAACACAGGCCGATGCCGATGCGGGAAACACCAATACAATTCCTAATCCTACTGCTTATCAAAGTGCAGGGGGGAAGGTATATGTAAGAGTCAGAAATGGTTTCTGTGCCAAAGTAGCTGAACTGGCTCTGGTAAAGGCTCCCCAAATGACAGCATCTATTGTACCTCCCGCAGTATTAACTTGTGCCAATTCTCAGATTACACTGGATGCTTCAGCTTCAGTTTACCCTGCAGGGGCAACATTTAACTGGACTACAACAGGGGGATTTATTGTTTCAGGTGGAAATACTCTTAACCCTGTAATTAATGCACCAGGAACCTATACATTGACAATATCACAGGTGTACCAGCCTGGAAGTATTACTTGTACAGCAATGGAAACAGTAACGGTGACAGGAAACAGTGCACCACCTAACCCATCGCTTACAGCTCTTAAACTGAAAATTTGTAAAGGAGAATCAATAACCCTTACAGCTTCAGGAGGAGCTACTTATAATTGGGGTGGAGGTCTTCCTGGAAATGGAAATACACAAACCGTATCACCTACAGTTACTACAACATATACTGTAACGGCTATTGGAGCTAATGGATGTGCTTCTGCTACACCGGCAACTATCACTATTGAAGTGTCAGAGCCATTTACAGCGCAAAATGCTATTCTGCATAAGTGTTATCTTCCGGGACTAATTTATAATCTTAAAGAATCAGAAGGGCAGATTACTACGGCTACAGGGGTTACATTTACCTATTATGTGGACCAAAACGATGCTAATGCCGGTAATGGTAATTCTATTGCGGCCCCTACAACATATTCACCTACTTCTGC
Proteins encoded in this region:
- a CDS encoding choice-of-anchor L domain-containing protein; the encoded protein is MAFLLTSASVFSQVGPSRKPAKIKPTGASLKAGNFIDVNVAPYPATGYFPEQLVKDILINGGSTCTTANITNVTVSPNHTIFDDNRFWGYFNRGTANFPFKDGIVLTTGYAKDAGNSFNDDMSKEPGSGSDPDLVAATNATVELKDAVALEFDFVPNSTQVRFNYIFASEEYSGGYPCTGFSDAFALLLKKVGDPTYTNLAVLPGGAGPVSATNIVPAGPNFSCGPINEAYFGGINTPHLGINYAGRTIPLTAIATVIPGETYHFKMVIADAKDHSLDSAVFLEGGSFDIGVKIVDETGANLPPTINMCDNAPKTLKAQLELVPGMTFQWYKDGVLIPGATNVAYVTTEPGVYSIKVMVPGSQCPGEAKITVIGGTSPTVQNAVLKLCTTPTVTTFNLETAIPMITTTPGAVTRFYTTLSDAQAQNNSYIKNITTYDGTDGQVLHVLVTNGGFCSRMATLTLNKEATPTAGLNVAKLKICLGESVLMTATGGVTYEWKDTASVTDGTRTVSPTKTTTYSVYAIGAQGCKSAKPAEVTVEVVPAIVSVLKGGHICEGDRIVLDAGSGPGYTYEWNTGETAQSISVNKPGEYTVTINNGVCSKEFKTQVIKAVVPQIININYNDRGTMILTASNPSNGILEYSVDNGLTWQASNIFANVPKNEIISIRVRVKNTSCVGFIEYFTFVMKNVITPNGDNINDLIDFRGIIGYKDFSGKIFDRYGKEVFKAEKVRPYWDGYFQGKRLPSSSYWYQVTFEDPASKLLTVKTGWILLKNIE
- a CDS encoding T9SS C-terminal target domain-containing protein codes for the protein MLNRRKGSLFLVLFFVFIGSFIFAQDRVVKKSGLPKNNGAAAKAGTFIDINTSNYPESSYSITQLVKDVLISGGGCASNNVSNVVVYPNLPPSNQNRSWGYFNKATTNFPFSKGIVLSTGFAKNAGNFPVADLNDDLGTGGDDDLAGALGIPPDKLKNATYIEFDFVAISSEITFKYLFASKEYQDNFPCNITDGFALFLKKVGDPTYTNLAVLPGGAGPVSVTNIRPGYPNCLPKNEAYYGGTNSNPKIETNFEGRTIPLTAKATVVPGQTYHFKMVLADFQDPNYDSAVFLDAGSFDLGVNILGPGGVKLPSSVNMCDNTPQTFTASVQVPNVTYQWFLNNNSISGATNASYTATQPGVYTVKVYIQGSSCPGEASITVVGGTSPTVQNATLTACYVAGNPTFNLPTAQPAISTTAGAVFSYYTTQADADAGNTNTIPNPTAYQSAGGKVYVRVRNGFCAKVAELALVKAPQMTASIVPPAVLTCANSQITLDASASVYPAGATFNWTTTGGFIVSGGNTLNPVINAPGTYTLTISQVYQPGSITCTAMETVTVTGNSAPPNPSLTALKLKICKGESITLTASGGATYNWGGGLPGNGNTQTVSPTVTTTYTVTAIGANGCASATPATITIEVSEPFTAQNAILHKCYLPGLIYNLKESEGQITTATGVTFTYYVDQNDANAGNGNSIAAPTTYSPTSANQTVYVRVSNGGCSYVVSLQLLRTAEITLTIAAPQTITCTTPQITLNASASVVPAGSTITWTTVGGSIVSGGNTLTPVVSAGGTYTLTVKNLFQPGNLSCPYTSTVTVTQDKVAPVATLVSSQSRICEGESVTLTASGGATYIWGNGLTGTGNTQTVSPTSTTVYSVTAVGANGCASAPVNVTVQVGPPIAGVTADKVKICAGESVTLTATGGITYNWVGLTGNGDTQVVTPTVTTEYSVFALGGNGCSSLAPAKIKIEVVPAIVSTLENVYVCAGDDGILDAGAGLNYTYLWSTGATTQTITTKIAGTYSVTISNGVCSKVFTAQLINPDLPEIINVVYNKNILTLTASNPTGGTLEYSINNGVTWQDSNVFNGVLDNTMYHLMVRVKNAKCGTSIDYFTFVLSNAITPNMDGKNDTIDFSGISGYKDFAASIFDRYGAEVFKATKGDVIWRGSLKGINLPTGTYWYRVQWENPANKKLEQRSGWILLKNRN